A single genomic interval of Noviherbaspirillum saxi harbors:
- a CDS encoding glycosyltransferase family 4 protein — MKTVWILNHYAIEPGTAGITRHFDLAVNLRHHGWQAIIIASSVEHITGTQRLSAHELHRQETYADVPFLWIRTPEYQGNGMRRILNMLTYTGRVLMPMYTKKLPKPDVIIGSSAHPLTGLAGSLLAQRHRVPFIFEVRDLWPQTLIEFGRLRKGSLMARMLGKLERWLYQCATRIIVVLPYAGDYIASLGIAREKAVWIPNGVNLSPSACVVPPPAAASDYPSPTLPFVLMYFGAHGQANGLVPLVHAMKLVADRVGTTALTLRMIGNGPLKPELMELAQSLGITNISFEPPVPKHTVPALAAQADAFVITILGLPGLYRYGISMNKIFDYLAAARPVVIASNAANNPVHDAGAGLTVPPADPERLADAILQLFHTPQPERLRMGEAGRRYVEEHHGSDRLAARLAATLEDCLIEAAQTTRQKNTRSVRID; from the coding sequence ATGAAGACTGTTTGGATACTCAATCACTATGCGATCGAACCCGGCACGGCAGGGATCACTCGTCATTTTGATCTGGCAGTCAATCTACGACACCACGGATGGCAAGCAATCATCATTGCTTCCAGTGTCGAACACATTACCGGTACGCAAAGACTAAGCGCACATGAGCTGCATCGGCAAGAGACCTACGCCGATGTGCCCTTTCTATGGATTCGTACTCCAGAATACCAGGGCAATGGCATGCGGCGCATTTTGAACATGTTAACCTATACGGGGCGGGTGCTGATGCCGATGTACACCAAGAAGTTGCCCAAACCGGATGTCATCATTGGTTCAAGCGCACATCCGTTAACCGGGCTAGCCGGGTCGTTGCTGGCGCAGCGCCATCGCGTTCCGTTCATTTTTGAAGTACGCGATCTATGGCCGCAAACACTAATCGAATTTGGCCGATTACGCAAAGGCAGCCTAATGGCGCGTATGCTCGGCAAACTTGAGCGTTGGCTATATCAGTGTGCGACACGCATCATTGTCGTCTTGCCCTACGCTGGTGACTATATCGCTTCCCTCGGGATCGCCAGGGAAAAAGCAGTATGGATACCCAACGGAGTCAATCTGTCGCCCTCCGCTTGCGTTGTACCGCCTCCGGCAGCCGCATCGGACTACCCAAGTCCGACATTGCCTTTTGTGCTTATGTATTTCGGTGCACATGGCCAGGCGAACGGCCTTGTCCCTCTGGTACATGCGATGAAACTGGTTGCTGATCGGGTGGGGACGACCGCACTGACGCTACGCATGATCGGTAACGGGCCGTTAAAACCTGAGCTGATGGAACTGGCCCAGTCTCTTGGCATCACGAATATTTCATTCGAACCGCCAGTGCCCAAGCATACCGTCCCTGCGCTTGCCGCCCAGGCTGACGCATTTGTCATCACGATCCTAGGTCTGCCCGGCCTGTATCGTTACGGCATTAGCATGAACAAAATATTTGATTATCTTGCAGCAGCACGTCCAGTCGTGATTGCGTCGAATGCCGCCAATAATCCGGTGCATGACGCTGGTGCTGGACTGACTGTCCCACCTGCCGACCCCGAACGGCTCGCGGATGCGATTCTGCAGCTGTTCCATACCCCGCAGCCAGAGCGACTTCGGATGGGCGAGGCTGGCCGGCGGTATGTTGAGGAACACCATGGCTCGGATCGCCTGGCCGCCCGCCTCGCCGCAACATTAGAAGACTGTCTTATAGAAGCTGCCCAGACGACACGACAGAAGAACACGCGTTCGGTCCGTATCGACTAA
- a CDS encoding helix-turn-helix domain-containing protein — MKAVYRKSFKKNGDVMTAPYSVDLRRKIVRACERRTQSQRQIAELFGVSRSFVEGLLRRIRRSGELVPIRQRYGRHCKIDAAAREKLTQWLQEQPDLKLAVLSQRLQSECGVTVSLPTLCRTLQRLGLRPKKNWAVGSRRYSKRAGNTDT; from the coding sequence ATGAAAGCAGTTTATAGAAAATCTTTTAAAAAGAATGGTGATGTCATGACAGCTCCCTATAGCGTCGATTTACGCCGTAAAATTGTGCGCGCCTGTGAGCGTCGCACGCAATCACAACGTCAAATCGCTGAATTGTTTGGGGTTAGTCGTTCCTTTGTCGAAGGTTTGCTGCGCCGGATCCGTCGTAGCGGTGAGCTGGTACCAATACGTCAGCGTTACGGACGTCATTGCAAAATTGACGCCGCTGCTCGCGAAAAACTAACGCAGTGGTTGCAGGAACAGCCGGACTTGAAGCTGGCCGTCCTTTCTCAGCGTTTGCAATCGGAGTGCGGAGTGACTGTGAGCCTGCCTACTTTATGCCGCACGCTGCAACGGCTGGGCTTACGTCCCAAAAAAAACTGGGCCGTGGGCTCAAGGCGCTATTCTAAACGTGCCGGCAATACCGACACATAG
- a CDS encoding lipopolysaccharide biosynthesis protein, with translation MADIVKTRNTFLNHTLVNASGIVVGQLIYLLTMPIMARKYTAAEFGVYASLVAVCGIFSCGAALRFDSALPSTQAGEMPSMYRLGLLACAISLLFGVVAVTAGLHHYLPWPISLSAPILALLCVITGTLQAFISVCSAVLTWRGQFAQTTLLRIIQPACFVAAATMMVPGSLPIAFGCGLFAAALCGFAFSWRQLLRPASVCVRRVARRYWEHPIISLPVAILDTLALAMPVLFIVQNYGDAAGGNYSQVQRLTAAPLILCAMAISQVFYKHAADAFRAGRSVRPLMWNTVRGLALVGAALVLAVATLGEPLLALFLGAGWRTDSGYLMLVLLPAVIRMSVSPITSVFAVTRQLKLAALWQVTYTISTWSVLRYASKQYPLDQLLGIIVFNELILYGIYLWMADIAGRRMERENNKCAG, from the coding sequence ATGGCTGATATCGTAAAGACACGCAATACGTTTCTCAATCATACGCTCGTCAATGCCAGCGGTATCGTGGTTGGTCAGCTCATTTACTTGCTGACGATGCCGATCATGGCGAGAAAATACACGGCTGCTGAGTTTGGTGTCTATGCAAGTCTGGTCGCCGTATGCGGAATCTTCAGCTGTGGCGCCGCGCTGCGGTTCGACTCAGCGCTACCGTCGACACAAGCGGGCGAAATGCCGTCAATGTATCGACTTGGTCTACTGGCATGTGCGATCAGTCTTTTGTTTGGTGTTGTTGCTGTCACTGCCGGCCTGCATCACTATTTGCCATGGCCGATCTCGCTCTCTGCACCGATATTAGCGTTGCTATGCGTGATCACTGGTACGTTGCAAGCGTTTATTTCCGTTTGCAGCGCGGTACTGACTTGGCGAGGCCAGTTCGCACAGACCACGCTGCTACGGATCATTCAACCGGCATGCTTTGTTGCTGCGGCGACCATGATGGTGCCCGGCAGCCTGCCCATTGCATTTGGATGCGGATTGTTTGCGGCAGCGCTATGTGGGTTCGCATTTTCGTGGCGACAGCTACTTCGACCCGCCAGCGTCTGCGTCAGACGGGTGGCCCGTCGATACTGGGAGCACCCAATCATTTCCTTGCCGGTAGCAATACTCGACACACTGGCGCTCGCGATGCCGGTGTTATTTATAGTGCAGAACTATGGCGATGCGGCAGGTGGTAATTATTCTCAAGTGCAAAGATTGACCGCGGCACCATTAATCCTGTGTGCGATGGCGATATCCCAAGTCTTTTACAAGCATGCCGCTGATGCTTTCCGGGCTGGACGATCTGTACGGCCCTTGATGTGGAACACGGTGCGTGGGCTCGCACTCGTCGGTGCTGCGCTAGTACTAGCGGTCGCTACATTAGGCGAACCCCTGCTCGCGTTGTTTCTCGGTGCTGGCTGGCGTACCGACTCCGGCTACCTCATGCTGGTCTTGCTTCCCGCAGTCATACGCATGAGTGTGTCGCCGATCACCTCGGTCTTTGCCGTTACGAGACAACTCAAGCTAGCCGCGCTGTGGCAAGTGACGTACACCATATCGACATGGAGCGTCTTGCGCTATGCCTCTAAGCAGTATCCACTTGACCAATTATTGGGAATCATCGTGTTTAATGAACTGATCCTGTATGGCATCTACCTTTGGATGGCGGATATTGCAGGGCGCCGAATGGAAAGGGAAAACAATAAATGTGCGGGATAA
- a CDS encoding MraY family glycosyltransferase, with translation MFFSHRDLIAASSDMAAMAMVALIASFIASMLIVCTERWHQALSLDQEMSGAQKFHKKPVPRIGGLALLAGILVVIAYAEWRPSNGHVSGEWKVYLLLVLAAMPAFISGLLEDLTKGISVRCRLLGTFASGLIACWLVGASLPRLDIWGIDLLFGLTPVAVLATAFAVAGVSNSINIIDGFNGLAGITGVIILTGLGFIAGQAGDVFVAKLAIVGIGVTIGFLLVNYPTGRIFLGDGGAYLLGFWIAEVAVLTIARNPSINAWQILAVCAYPVIEVIYSIYRKKVIRKMNPGVPDRLHFHMLVYRRFICQLLPGDGRRSWVRNAMVTCAVVSWTAPLTFIAVYYGDTILRAMGILAIQLFAYLAFYVRLVRGHWCFNPAVGFGLLPERRTKSH, from the coding sequence ATGTTCTTCTCTCACCGCGATCTTATTGCCGCCAGCTCGGACATGGCAGCAATGGCGATGGTCGCATTAATCGCGAGCTTTATTGCCAGCATGTTGATTGTGTGCACGGAGAGATGGCATCAAGCCCTGTCACTTGACCAAGAGATGTCCGGCGCACAGAAATTTCATAAAAAACCAGTGCCACGCATTGGTGGGCTGGCTTTATTGGCCGGGATATTAGTGGTGATCGCGTATGCCGAATGGCGTCCGAGCAACGGCCATGTCAGCGGCGAGTGGAAGGTATATTTGTTGCTCGTGCTCGCTGCGATGCCAGCGTTTATTTCCGGGCTGCTCGAGGACCTAACTAAAGGAATCTCTGTGCGGTGTCGATTGCTTGGCACGTTTGCCAGTGGACTAATTGCCTGTTGGCTAGTTGGTGCTTCACTTCCACGTCTCGATATCTGGGGGATCGATCTGTTGTTTGGGTTGACGCCAGTCGCCGTGCTGGCGACCGCGTTTGCGGTCGCTGGGGTATCGAATTCGATCAATATCATCGACGGCTTTAATGGCCTTGCTGGTATTACAGGCGTTATCATTTTGACCGGCCTCGGTTTTATCGCCGGCCAGGCCGGCGATGTATTTGTCGCGAAGTTGGCGATCGTAGGAATCGGCGTAACCATAGGGTTCCTGCTTGTTAATTACCCGACTGGGCGCATATTTCTGGGTGATGGAGGGGCCTATCTATTGGGTTTCTGGATCGCGGAAGTTGCGGTGCTGACGATTGCTCGCAACCCATCAATCAATGCGTGGCAAATTCTTGCCGTCTGTGCTTACCCGGTGATTGAAGTTATCTATAGCATCTATCGTAAGAAGGTAATCCGGAAGATGAATCCGGGTGTTCCAGACCGGCTGCATTTTCATATGCTGGTGTACCGACGCTTTATTTGCCAACTGTTGCCCGGTGACGGCAGACGCTCATGGGTGCGCAATGCGATGGTAACGTGTGCGGTTGTCTCCTGGACTGCGCCTCTAACCTTTATCGCAGTATATTATGGAGATACGATTCTGAGGGCCATGGGCATTCTGGCGATTCAGCTATTTGCCTATCTGGCGTTTTATGTCCGGCTGGTACGCGGCCACTGGTGTTTCAACCCTGCAGTAGGATTTGGGCTGTTGCCAGAGCGCCGAACGAAATCACACTAA
- a CDS encoding right-handed parallel beta-helix repeat-containing protein, with translation MYLSDVKWGAKIIPASSTSDSMAWRASGNHIVIDGFDIDGQSSLGWRNGIYATGSNITVRNNRVHHIGNQSACDSNGGAGIGMDGYFGGSVHEAESNVVHNIGRAGCTYYHGIYTASFDFTIKNNMSYQNTGTGIHSNHDSGRGYIVNNTVFRNGRLGILCEGNDFRNVSVAGPFIIQNNIVYDNYPTGSSGAGNVGGIGIVGTVVSNNVISNNYTLLNRDLEIYVPSGKGTVSNNMSGGVPGFVNYKIDGSGDYRLLSNSQLIDKGVATNAPAVDIQRTARPQGAAVDIGSYEYKAL, from the coding sequence GTGTATCTGTCTGATGTCAAATGGGGCGCGAAAATCATACCTGCGTCATCCACCTCAGATTCGATGGCGTGGCGTGCGAGTGGCAATCATATTGTCATCGACGGGTTTGACATCGACGGGCAATCGTCACTAGGATGGCGCAACGGCATATATGCAACGGGAAGCAATATTACCGTTCGAAACAATCGTGTCCATCATATTGGCAACCAGTCAGCATGCGACAGCAATGGTGGTGCGGGCATTGGCATGGATGGGTATTTTGGTGGCAGCGTTCACGAGGCCGAAAGCAATGTGGTTCATAACATCGGGCGGGCTGGCTGCACGTACTACCATGGTATTTACACGGCGAGCTTTGACTTCACCATCAAAAATAATATGTCCTATCAAAACACTGGAACCGGGATCCATTCGAATCACGATTCAGGACGCGGGTACATCGTCAACAATACCGTGTTCCGTAACGGTCGCTTGGGAATTCTATGCGAAGGCAATGATTTCCGTAATGTGTCGGTGGCAGGACCCTTCATCATTCAGAACAATATTGTCTACGACAACTACCCCACTGGATCGTCCGGCGCGGGTAACGTAGGCGGCATTGGCATTGTCGGTACCGTGGTCAGTAACAATGTTATCTCCAACAATTACACACTGCTGAACCGCGACCTTGAAATTTACGTACCGTCCGGAAAAGGCACCGTCTCGAACAATATGTCCGGTGGCGTGCCTGGGTTCGTGAACTATAAGATTGACGGCAGTGGAGACTACCGCCTGCTGTCAAATTCGCAACTGATTGATAAGGGCGTCGCTACCAATGCGCCGGCCGTTGATATTCAACGTACTGCGCGCCCTCAAGGTGCCGCAGTGGATATCGGCTCGTATGAGTACAAGGCACTTTAA
- the asnB gene encoding asparagine synthase (glutamine-hydrolyzing), which yields MNELIRHRGPDDEGFLLFPSLHEAPLVCGGADTPSNCFTAGLPYAPKTPLAECKDMSIQAALSHRRLAIVDLTPSGHQPMCTPDRRYWIVYNGEVYNHIELRRELERCGHQFQSHCDTEVVLAAYVQWGPQCLHRFNGMWAFAIYDSHRKTLFLARDRFGVKPLYYWVAPGGIFCFASEIKQFTAFPGWAASLNAKPAYDFLVWGIIDHTAQTMFSRVYQLSPGHYMYLDAQEIVSDADGQVASSQWYELRAEHVKGTFEDAAQMFREKFTDAVRLHLRADVPVGSCLSGGLDSSSIVCVMNQLLREQSASQLQMSFSACSNDKRVDEREWIEEVVQATGVHAHFVYPALDKLFGHSPAITWHQDEPFGSTSTYAQWSVFRLAAENGVKVMLDGQGADEQLAGYHPYFGMRFAGLLRTGQLLLLWKEIQQTKRAHGYSELHAMMYMADTMLPERIKQPLRAYTGRSYCTPSWLNIALLGVEPRNPRTRSSSDKESIQSMSHAQLTATNLQMLLHWEDRSSMAHSVESRVPFLDHRLVEFVLGLPDDFKLSGGVTKRVMRAGMDGIIPTRIRDRMDKIGFATSEEAWLREGAPSQFRKKMQRAVEISDGVLSSQCLTMLEDMISGKKPFSFLPWRVINFGEWLATFSVTTR from the coding sequence ATGAACGAATTGATCCGCCATCGCGGTCCAGATGACGAAGGCTTTTTGCTGTTTCCTTCGCTGCACGAGGCACCCCTGGTGTGTGGCGGGGCAGACACGCCTAGCAACTGTTTTACCGCTGGCTTACCGTATGCGCCGAAAACGCCATTGGCAGAGTGTAAGGACATGTCCATTCAGGCAGCCCTTAGTCACCGTCGTCTGGCGATCGTTGATCTGACTCCGAGCGGCCACCAGCCTATGTGCACCCCGGACCGCCGCTACTGGATTGTCTACAACGGCGAGGTCTATAACCATATTGAGCTTCGCCGCGAACTGGAACGCTGCGGCCACCAGTTCCAGTCGCATTGTGACACCGAAGTGGTGCTTGCGGCTTATGTGCAGTGGGGCCCGCAGTGCCTACATCGCTTCAACGGCATGTGGGCATTTGCGATCTATGATTCTCATCGGAAGACCCTATTTCTGGCCAGAGACCGTTTTGGTGTCAAACCACTGTACTACTGGGTTGCGCCCGGGGGAATTTTTTGTTTCGCATCTGAAATCAAGCAATTCACTGCTTTCCCAGGATGGGCGGCATCATTGAATGCAAAACCGGCCTACGATTTTCTCGTTTGGGGAATCATTGATCATACCGCCCAAACGATGTTTTCGCGCGTATATCAGCTAAGTCCTGGCCACTACATGTATTTAGACGCACAGGAAATCGTCTCCGATGCCGACGGTCAGGTCGCTTCAAGTCAATGGTATGAGCTTCGCGCTGAACACGTCAAGGGCACGTTTGAAGACGCCGCCCAGATGTTTCGTGAGAAATTCACGGATGCAGTGCGTCTGCATTTGCGCGCTGACGTGCCAGTTGGTTCCTGTTTATCCGGCGGGCTCGATTCTTCATCGATTGTATGCGTCATGAACCAATTGTTGCGGGAGCAAAGCGCGTCCCAACTGCAAATGAGCTTTTCGGCGTGTTCCAATGACAAGCGGGTTGATGAACGCGAATGGATTGAGGAAGTGGTGCAGGCCACCGGCGTGCATGCGCATTTCGTGTATCCTGCGCTCGACAAGTTGTTTGGACATTCACCGGCGATCACCTGGCATCAAGACGAGCCATTCGGATCGACCAGTACTTACGCGCAATGGAGCGTGTTCCGGCTCGCCGCTGAAAACGGCGTGAAAGTAATGTTGGACGGACAGGGAGCCGATGAACAGCTTGCCGGTTATCACCCATATTTCGGCATGCGGTTTGCGGGGTTGCTACGAACTGGACAGCTGCTACTGTTATGGAAAGAAATCCAGCAAACGAAGCGAGCCCACGGTTACTCGGAACTGCATGCGATGATGTATATGGCCGATACCATGCTGCCGGAACGGATCAAGCAGCCGTTACGAGCCTATACCGGACGTAGTTATTGCACGCCATCATGGCTCAACATTGCATTGTTGGGGGTAGAGCCACGTAATCCACGAACGCGTTCGAGCAGCGACAAAGAAAGCATACAAAGCATGTCGCATGCTCAACTGACGGCGACGAACTTACAGATGCTGTTACATTGGGAAGACCGCAGCTCGATGGCGCACTCGGTGGAATCGCGTGTCCCATTTTTAGATCATCGACTTGTAGAATTTGTGCTTGGTTTACCTGATGACTTCAAGCTTTCCGGCGGCGTCACCAAGCGTGTGATGCGCGCTGGCATGGACGGCATCATACCAACCCGGATACGTGACCGTATGGATAAAATCGGATTTGCGACGTCCGAAGAAGCCTGGCTGCGCGAAGGGGCGCCGTCGCAGTTTCGAAAAAAAATGCAACGCGCGGTTGAGATCAGTGACGGAGTGCTCAGCTCGCAATGCTTGACCATGTTGGAAGACATGATAAGTGGAAAAAAACCCTTTAGTTTTTTGCCGTGGCGTGTGATCAATTTCGGCGAATGGCTCGCGACGTTCTCTGTGACCACCAGGTGA